One part of the Arabidopsis thaliana chromosome 1 sequence genome encodes these proteins:
- the SAR1 gene encoding SUPPRESSOR OF AUXIN RESISTANCE1 (SUPPRESSOR OF AUXIN RESISTANCE1 (SAR1); INVOLVED IN: mRNA export from nucleus, response to auxin stimulus, developmental process; LOCATED IN: nuclear membrane; EXPRESSED IN: 21 plant structures; EXPRESSED DURING: 13 growth stages; CONTAINS InterPro DOMAIN/s: Nucleoporin Nup120/160 (InterPro:IPR021717).), producing MEENRRNPSAGMEVPVAGGGNVVKWIEISVPSPSVSSSSIGANSSEDNECVQLPLSEDYASSSVIGEPSISFVWRINKTSPNALELLQLSAKSGFPITGLRFVFAQTLSPFAFVYADEGGDSGRLVYFLYSLTPSGVVYVLKLSNTLAYKSGSVFPLDHLIHLDVRPYLNESRVTSVAASPGFIFLGRSDGCVSCFQPIVYFQKSSGFHQELRDDTGFGRLWGFVRLQCRGTVVAAVQDLFISEVHGRNYLCVLHADGALRVWDILTYSRVLCQSIAAKNLEGVMCVRLWLGKADYDSGIIPLAVLYRKSMNDSMDVITVYGLHFSSAEGIALSLDSGLQNIPLEEGELRDVRFTSDKIWTLKANELTSYMLCQKSSTMEAQSYTLQEDYISEQLFLSSRSSSHDLLLTTHSLFSSAKDQIMGFISSIFLRRLLCPGIFHNVALRLTLLDHNKNWTDSEFQSLSLDELTSEILLLVEHEVTAETSISVFHWWKNFCTSYLHHWCSNNEPRTLLVQSDVIGLVRNNSVSLFFRLENAEHSLGGSSSEHSNLTSLDLGVSHSDHEILAEVLRCTSKISKQWGGAPYAMYYESITGRPIISSDEIVPRLVNILESGYSTTIGQRTWSDLGADRAWEKELEAHKNLRTFSIDMLLSLSALCQRAGSWEKVFTIMEHYLQYLVPKKSMQKNDGEALSDICSSILVQATSQFVKVMFESAFDIFLLISYLLNIAGQVNMSQQDICKLRLELLPMIQDIVSEWLIILFFVTTPAESTSMEDFSLKLSSLQIDSSIDKRSWNAMLGKCGFSLAFILLFSDRSCIVDGRFNLRYLPSSQIITSLVQNFISWIRYSKTGDDSSSLLRRSTELSLRLIRNGQSDAVERILVVVEASLRGEKTFGCSQDTSGDWCLLQHLRGCCLLDQVQRGASGILRERKIIDAIRCFFRASSGEGSWKALHSLSKEAGFSPATTGPSILDGSTSSAAWKLHYYEWAMQIFERYNISEGACQFAYAALEQVDDAYNFIEMTEEFDPTKAATYTRGRLWANVFKFTLDLNLLNDAYCAIISNPDEEIKRICLRRFIIVLFECGKTKILSDGHLPFIGLTEKITQELFWKAGRSDIMMKPNPYKLLYAYEMRRHNWRMAASYMYQFSARLRSEGACKDYKHMSLVLQERLNGLSAAMNALALVHPGYAWIDPVPEETTRYPVKKARRAEEEQLRSNDQPKGEKSCIDIEKLQNEFVFTTAEYMLSLKNFGWTYSGLEKPPSDLVDLLVQANLYDMAFTVVLKFWRGSALKRELEKIFENMAIKCCPAKGTLWSSPNLMLTSNDEEVTHSPDRSPADQGSKLAGDWEILEVYLKRYIDIHARLPVSVASTLLQADSCIELPLWLIQMFKDGQKEKALGMAGQEASPASLFQLYVDYGRLTEATNLLLEYMESFASSKPAEVLKRKKVSGVWFPYTTVERLWWELEKTMNSGRMVEQCHKLKEQLHHALLNHLKLLKVDSNDAVSSATG from the exons atggagGAGAATCGTCGGAATCCGTCGGCCGGTATGGAAGTTCCAGTTGCCGGCGGCGGAAATGTCGTCAAATGGATTGAGATATCTGTTCCTTCACCTTCTGTTTCATCTTCTAGTATCGGTGCTAATTCAAGTGAGGACAATGAGTGTGTTCAGCTTCCTTTGTCTGAAGACTACGCTTCTAGCTCTGTAATTGGGGAACCTTCGATCTCTTTCGTTTGGAGAATCAACAAGACGAGTCCAAATGCTCTCGAGCTTCTTCAGCTCTCAGCTAAGTCTGGATTTCCAATAACAGGACTGCGTTTCGTCTTTGCTCAGACTCTTTCtccttttgcttttgtatACGCCGATGAG GGTGGTGATAGTGGTCGTCTTGTCTACTTTCTTTACTCTCTCACGCCGTCTGGTGTTGTCTACGTTCTTAAACTCTCGAATACGTTAGCATATAAGTCTGGTTCAGTCTTCCCGCTTGATCATTTGATTCACTTGGATGTTCGACCTTACTTGAACGAGAGTCGTGTTACTAGTGTTGCTGCATCGCCTGGTTTCATTTTTCTCGGGAGGTCCGATGGTTGTGTCTCTTGCTTCCAACCTATTGTGTATTTTCAGAAATCTTCAG GTTTCCACCAGGAGCTGCGTGATGATACAGGATTTGGTCGTCTGTGGGGATTCGTAAG ATTGCAATGCAGGGGGACAGTTGTTGCAGCCGTgcaagatttatttatatcaGAAGTTCATGGAAGAAATTATCTATGTGTGCTTCATGCTGACGGGGCATTACGTGTCTGGGATATTTTGACTTATAGCAGGGTTTTATGTCAGAGTATAGCTGCTAAGAACCTTGAGG GGGTTATGTGTGTGAGGTTATGGTTGGGCAAAGCTGATTACGATTCTGGCATCATTCCATTAGCTGTCTTGTATAGAAAGAGTATG AATGACAGCATGGACGTGATCACTGTATATGGCCTGCACTTTAGTTCTGCGGAGGGGATAGCTTTGTCTCTAGATTCTGGATTACAGAATATACCACTGGAAGAG GGGGAATTGCGGGATGTCAGATTTACATCCGACAAGATCTGGACTCTAAAGGCCAATGAATTAACATCTTACATGTTGTGCCAGAAATCTAGCACCAT GGAAGCGCAGTCTTACACGTTGCAGGAAGACTACATTTCTGAACAGCTATTTCTGAGTTCTAGGAGCTCTTCACATGATCTTCTTTTGACTACTCATTCACTGTTTTCATCCGCAAAG GATCAAATTATGGGATTCATTTCGTCAATCTTCTTACGCAGGCTTCTTTGTCCTGGAATTTTTCACAATGTTGCCTTACGTCTAACTTTACTGGACCACAACAAAAACTGGACTGATTCCGAGTTTCAATCTTTAAGTCTTGATGAGCTTACAAGCGAGATTCTTTTACTGGTTGAGCAtgag GTTACAGCTGAAACTTCTATTTCAGTTTTTCATTGGTGGAAAAACTTTTGTACATCCTATCTCCATCATTGGTGCAGTAATAATGAACCTCGCACGTTGTTGGTTCAGTCAGATGTTATTGGTTTAGTTAGAAATAATTCTGTATCACTGTTTTTTAGATTGGAGAACGCTGAGCACAGCCTTGGAG GTTCTTCCTCCGAACACAGCAACCTGACGAGCTTAGACTTGGGCGTGTCTCACAGCGACCATGAAATTCTGGCAGAGGTACTAAGATGTACTTCGAAGATCAGTAAACAGTGGGGTGGTGCTCCTTATGCCATGTATTATGAATCAATTACCGGAAGGCCAATTATCTCATCGGATGAAATCGTTCCTCGCTTAGTTAACATCCTTGAGTCGGGATATTCTACGACCATAGGTCAACGTACTTGGTCAGATCTTGGTGCTGATAGAGCATGGGAAAAAGAGCTAGAAGCTCATAAAAATCTTAGAACATTCTCCATTGACATGCTGCTGTCTCTCTCTGCTCTATGTCAAAGGGCTGGATCTTGGGAAAAAGTCTTTACTATCATGGAGCACTATTTGCAGTATTTGGTCCCTAAAAAATCTATGCAGAAAAATGATGGTGAGGCATTATCTGATATCTGTAGTTCTATCCTCGTCCAAGCCACTTCTCAGTTTGTAAAGGTGATGTTTGAGTCGGCATTTGACATCTTCCTACTCATCAGCTATCTGCTTAACATCGCTGGGCAG GTTAATATGTCACAGCAAGACATATGCAAGCTACGGCTTGAGTTGCTTCCAATGATCCAAGATATTGTCTCAGAGTGGCTCATCATCCTTTTCTTTGTTACCACTCCAGCTGAGTCAACTTCTATGGAAGATTTCAGCTTGAAACTTTCATCTCTACAGATTG ATAGCAGCATTGACAAAAGATCATGGAACGCAATGCTAGGGAAATGTGGTTTCTCACTGGCGtttattcttctctttagTGACCGAAGTTGCATTGTGGATGGCCGCTTTAACTTGAGATATCTTCCGAGTTCACAAATCATTACAAGTTTGGTGCAAAACTTTATCAGCTGGATTCGGTATAGTAAAACAGGAGATGACTCTTCTTCACTGCTAAGACGCTCCACGGAACTTAGTCTTAGGTTGATTCGGAATGGACAATCTGATGCTGTTGAG CGAATCCTTGTGGTTGTGGAGGCAAGTTTACGTGGGGAGAAAACATTTGGATGTTCTCAAGATACTAGTGGAGATTGGtgtcttcttcaacatctccGTGGTTGTTGCCTTCTTGATCAAGTACAACGTGGTGCAAGTGGCAtattaagagagagaaagattattGATGCCATCCGCTGCTTCTTCAG AGCTTCATCAGGTGAAGGATCTTGGAAGGCTTTGCACAGCTTGTCTAAAGAAGCAGGATTTTCACCTGCCACAACGG GTCCAAGTATTTTAGATGGTTCTACGTCTTCTGCAGCATGGAAACTTCATTACTATGAGTGGGCTATGCAAATTTTTGAACGGTACAATATAAGTGAAGGAGCTTGTCAGTTTGCCTATGCAGCCCTTGAGCAAGTAGATGATGCCTATAATTTCATAGAGATGACTGAGGAATTCGATCCAACTAAAGCAGCCACCTACACTAGAGGACGACTGTGGGCAAATGTTTTCAAGTTCACCTTAGATCTCAATCTCTTGAATGATGCCTACTGTGCTATAATTTCAAACCCTGATGAGGAGATTAAGCGCATCTGTTTGAGGCGCTTCATAATAGTTCTATTTGAATGTGGCAAAACGAAG ATCCTCAGTGATGGACATCTACCTTTCATCGGCTTAACAGAGAAGATCACCCAAGAGCTTTTTTGGAAG GCCGGACGTTCTGATATAATGATGAAGCCAAATCCATACAAGCTGCTTTATGCTTATGAGATGAGACGACACAATTGGCGAATGGCGGCAAGTTACATGTATCAGTTTTCTGCCCGTTTGAGAAGCGAGGGAGCATGCAAGGATTACAAACACATGTCCCTAGTTTTGCAAGAGAGGCTTAATGGACTTTCTGCTGCTATGAATGCATTAGCCCTTGTTCATCCTGGGTATGCTTGGATTGATCCAGTACCAGAAGAAACCACACGTTATCCGGTTAAAAAGGCTAGaagagcagaagaagaacaat TAAGGAGTAATGACCAGCCCAAAGGGGAGAAGAGTTGCATTGATATCGAGAAACTCCAAAACGAGTTTGTTTTTACTACTGCTGAATATATGCTTTCTCTGAAAAATTTCGGGTGGACATATTCAG GACTCGAAAAGCCACCATCAGATTTGGTTGACCTTCTTGTCCAGGCAAACTTGTATGACATGGCATTCACtgttgttttgaaattttggagGGGCTCCGCTTTGAAAAG GGAGCTGGAAAAGATATTTGAGAATATGGCAATTAAATGTTGCCCTGCTAAAGGAACTCTGTGGTCATC GCCTAATCTTATGTTAACATCTAACGATGAAGAAGTTACTCATTCGCCTGATAGAAGCCCTGCTGATCAGGGCTCTAAGTTGGCTGGTGATTGGGAAATTCTTGAGGTTTATCTG AAGAGGTACATAGACATACACGCTAGACTACCGGTTTCTGTTGCTTCAACCCTTCTTCAAGCAGATTCTTGTATCGAATTGCCTCTCTGGCTGATTCAAATGTTCAAG GATGGTCAGAAGGAAAAAGCTTTGGGAATGGCTGGGCAAGAAGCAAGTCCTGCTTCCTTGTTTCAGTTATATGTTGATTATGGGCGTCTTACAGAGGCAACTAATTTGCTACTTGAGTACATGGAATCATTTGCTTCATCG AAACCAGCAGAGGTATTGAAGAGGAAAAAGGTATCCGGAGTTTGGTTTCCGTACACAACAGTAGAAAGACTATGGTGGGAGCtagagaaaacaatgaacTCAGGACGAATGGTGGAGCAATGCCATAAGCTGAAGGAACAACTTCATCATGCATTACTCAATCACTTAAAACTG CTTAAGGTGGACTCAAATGATGCTGTATCCTCTGCAACCGGTTAA
- the SAR1 gene encoding SUPPRESSOR OF AUXIN RESISTANCE1 (SUPPRESSOR OF AUXIN RESISTANCE1 (SAR1); CONTAINS InterPro DOMAIN/s: Nucleoporin Nup120/160 (InterPro:IPR021717); Has 209 Blast hits to 198 proteins in 81 species: Archae - 0; Bacteria - 0; Metazoa - 119; Fungi - 29; Plants - 47; Viruses - 0; Other Eukaryotes - 14 (source: NCBI BLink).), whose translation MEENRRNPSAGMEVPVAGGGNVVKWIEISVPSPSVSSSSIGANSSEDNECVQLPLSEDYASSSVIGEPSISFVWRINKTSPNALELLQLSAKSGFPITGLRFVFAQTLSPFAFVYADEGGDSGRLVYFLYSLTPSGVVYVLKLSNTLAYKSGSVFPLDHLIHLDVRPYLNESRVTSVAASPGFIFLGRSDGCVSCFQPIVYFQKSSGFHQELRDDTGFGRLWGFVRGTVVAAVQDLFISEVHGRNYLCVLHADGALRVWDILTYSRVLCQSIAAKNLEGVMCVRLWLGKADYDSGIIPLAVLYRKSMNDSMDVITVYGLHFSSAEGIALSLDSGLQNIPLEEGELRDVRFTSDKIWTLKANELTSYMLCQKSSTMEAQSYTLQEDYISEQLFLSSRSSSHDLLLTTHSLFSSAKDQIMGFISSIFLRRLLCPGIFHNVALRLTLLDHNKNWTDSEFQSLSLDELTSEILLLVEHEVTAETSISVFHWWKNFCTSYLHHWCSNNEPRTLLVQSDVIGLVRNNSVSLFFRLENAEHSLGGSSSEHSNLTSLDLGVSHSDHEILAEVLRCTSKISKQWGGAPYAMYYESITGRPIISSDEIVPRLVNILESGYSTTIGQRTWSDLGADRAWEKELEAHKNLRTFSIDMLLSLSALCQRAGSWEKVFTIMEHYLQYLVPKKSMQKNDGEALSDICSSILVQATSQFVKVMFESAFDIFLLISYLLNIAGQVNMSQQDICKLRLELLPMIQDIVSEWLIILFFVTTPAESTSMEDFSLKLSSLQIDSSIDKRSWNAMLGKCGFSLAFILLFSDRSCIVDGRFNLRYLPSSQIITSLVQNFISWIRYSKTGDDSSSLLRRSTELSLRLIRNGQSDAVERILVVVEASLRGEKTFGCSQDTSGDWCLLQHLRGCCLLDQVQRGASGILRERKIIDAIRCFFRASSGEGSWKALHSLSKEAGFSPATTGPSILDGSTSSAAWKLHYYEWAMQIFERYNISEGACQFAYAALEQVDDAYNFIEMTEEFDPTKAATYTRGRLWANVFKFTLDLNLLNDAYCAIISNPDEEIKRICLRRFIIVLFECGKTKILSDGHLPFIGLTEKITQELFWKAGRSDIMMKPNPYKLLYAYEMRRHNWRMAASYMYQFSARLRSEGACKDYKHMSLVLQERLNGLSAAMNALALVHPGYAWIDPVPEETTRYPVKKARRAEEEQLRSNDQPKGEKSCIDIEKLQNEFVFTTAEYMLSLKNFGWTYSGLEKPPSDLVDLLVQANLYDMAFTVVLKFWRGSALKRELEKIFENMAIKCCPAKGTLWSSPNLMLTSNDEEVTHSPDRSPADQGSKLAGDWEILEVYLKRYIDIHARLPVSVASTLLQADSCIELPLWLIQMFKDGQKEKALGMAGQEASPASLFQLYVDYGRLTEATNLLLEYMESFASSKPAEVLKRKKVSGVWFPYTTVERLWWELEKTMNSGRMVEQCHKLKEQLHHALLNHLKLLKVDSNDAVSSATG comes from the exons atggagGAGAATCGTCGGAATCCGTCGGCCGGTATGGAAGTTCCAGTTGCCGGCGGCGGAAATGTCGTCAAATGGATTGAGATATCTGTTCCTTCACCTTCTGTTTCATCTTCTAGTATCGGTGCTAATTCAAGTGAGGACAATGAGTGTGTTCAGCTTCCTTTGTCTGAAGACTACGCTTCTAGCTCTGTAATTGGGGAACCTTCGATCTCTTTCGTTTGGAGAATCAACAAGACGAGTCCAAATGCTCTCGAGCTTCTTCAGCTCTCAGCTAAGTCTGGATTTCCAATAACAGGACTGCGTTTCGTCTTTGCTCAGACTCTTTCtccttttgcttttgtatACGCCGATGAG GGTGGTGATAGTGGTCGTCTTGTCTACTTTCTTTACTCTCTCACGCCGTCTGGTGTTGTCTACGTTCTTAAACTCTCGAATACGTTAGCATATAAGTCTGGTTCAGTCTTCCCGCTTGATCATTTGATTCACTTGGATGTTCGACCTTACTTGAACGAGAGTCGTGTTACTAGTGTTGCTGCATCGCCTGGTTTCATTTTTCTCGGGAGGTCCGATGGTTGTGTCTCTTGCTTCCAACCTATTGTGTATTTTCAGAAATCTTCAG GTTTCCACCAGGAGCTGCGTGATGATACAGGATTTGGTCGTCTGTGGGGATTCGTAAG GGGGACAGTTGTTGCAGCCGTgcaagatttatttatatcaGAAGTTCATGGAAGAAATTATCTATGTGTGCTTCATGCTGACGGGGCATTACGTGTCTGGGATATTTTGACTTATAGCAGGGTTTTATGTCAGAGTATAGCTGCTAAGAACCTTGAGG GGGTTATGTGTGTGAGGTTATGGTTGGGCAAAGCTGATTACGATTCTGGCATCATTCCATTAGCTGTCTTGTATAGAAAGAGTATG AATGACAGCATGGACGTGATCACTGTATATGGCCTGCACTTTAGTTCTGCGGAGGGGATAGCTTTGTCTCTAGATTCTGGATTACAGAATATACCACTGGAAGAG GGGGAATTGCGGGATGTCAGATTTACATCCGACAAGATCTGGACTCTAAAGGCCAATGAATTAACATCTTACATGTTGTGCCAGAAATCTAGCACCAT GGAAGCGCAGTCTTACACGTTGCAGGAAGACTACATTTCTGAACAGCTATTTCTGAGTTCTAGGAGCTCTTCACATGATCTTCTTTTGACTACTCATTCACTGTTTTCATCCGCAAAG GATCAAATTATGGGATTCATTTCGTCAATCTTCTTACGCAGGCTTCTTTGTCCTGGAATTTTTCACAATGTTGCCTTACGTCTAACTTTACTGGACCACAACAAAAACTGGACTGATTCCGAGTTTCAATCTTTAAGTCTTGATGAGCTTACAAGCGAGATTCTTTTACTGGTTGAGCAtgag GTTACAGCTGAAACTTCTATTTCAGTTTTTCATTGGTGGAAAAACTTTTGTACATCCTATCTCCATCATTGGTGCAGTAATAATGAACCTCGCACGTTGTTGGTTCAGTCAGATGTTATTGGTTTAGTTAGAAATAATTCTGTATCACTGTTTTTTAGATTGGAGAACGCTGAGCACAGCCTTGGAG GTTCTTCCTCCGAACACAGCAACCTGACGAGCTTAGACTTGGGCGTGTCTCACAGCGACCATGAAATTCTGGCAGAGGTACTAAGATGTACTTCGAAGATCAGTAAACAGTGGGGTGGTGCTCCTTATGCCATGTATTATGAATCAATTACCGGAAGGCCAATTATCTCATCGGATGAAATCGTTCCTCGCTTAGTTAACATCCTTGAGTCGGGATATTCTACGACCATAGGTCAACGTACTTGGTCAGATCTTGGTGCTGATAGAGCATGGGAAAAAGAGCTAGAAGCTCATAAAAATCTTAGAACATTCTCCATTGACATGCTGCTGTCTCTCTCTGCTCTATGTCAAAGGGCTGGATCTTGGGAAAAAGTCTTTACTATCATGGAGCACTATTTGCAGTATTTGGTCCCTAAAAAATCTATGCAGAAAAATGATGGTGAGGCATTATCTGATATCTGTAGTTCTATCCTCGTCCAAGCCACTTCTCAGTTTGTAAAGGTGATGTTTGAGTCGGCATTTGACATCTTCCTACTCATCAGCTATCTGCTTAACATCGCTGGGCAG GTTAATATGTCACAGCAAGACATATGCAAGCTACGGCTTGAGTTGCTTCCAATGATCCAAGATATTGTCTCAGAGTGGCTCATCATCCTTTTCTTTGTTACCACTCCAGCTGAGTCAACTTCTATGGAAGATTTCAGCTTGAAACTTTCATCTCTACAGATTG ATAGCAGCATTGACAAAAGATCATGGAACGCAATGCTAGGGAAATGTGGTTTCTCACTGGCGtttattcttctctttagTGACCGAAGTTGCATTGTGGATGGCCGCTTTAACTTGAGATATCTTCCGAGTTCACAAATCATTACAAGTTTGGTGCAAAACTTTATCAGCTGGATTCGGTATAGTAAAACAGGAGATGACTCTTCTTCACTGCTAAGACGCTCCACGGAACTTAGTCTTAGGTTGATTCGGAATGGACAATCTGATGCTGTTGAG CGAATCCTTGTGGTTGTGGAGGCAAGTTTACGTGGGGAGAAAACATTTGGATGTTCTCAAGATACTAGTGGAGATTGGtgtcttcttcaacatctccGTGGTTGTTGCCTTCTTGATCAAGTACAACGTGGTGCAAGTGGCAtattaagagagagaaagattattGATGCCATCCGCTGCTTCTTCAG AGCTTCATCAGGTGAAGGATCTTGGAAGGCTTTGCACAGCTTGTCTAAAGAAGCAGGATTTTCACCTGCCACAACGG GTCCAAGTATTTTAGATGGTTCTACGTCTTCTGCAGCATGGAAACTTCATTACTATGAGTGGGCTATGCAAATTTTTGAACGGTACAATATAAGTGAAGGAGCTTGTCAGTTTGCCTATGCAGCCCTTGAGCAAGTAGATGATGCCTATAATTTCATAGAGATGACTGAGGAATTCGATCCAACTAAAGCAGCCACCTACACTAGAGGACGACTGTGGGCAAATGTTTTCAAGTTCACCTTAGATCTCAATCTCTTGAATGATGCCTACTGTGCTATAATTTCAAACCCTGATGAGGAGATTAAGCGCATCTGTTTGAGGCGCTTCATAATAGTTCTATTTGAATGTGGCAAAACGAAG ATCCTCAGTGATGGACATCTACCTTTCATCGGCTTAACAGAGAAGATCACCCAAGAGCTTTTTTGGAAG GCCGGACGTTCTGATATAATGATGAAGCCAAATCCATACAAGCTGCTTTATGCTTATGAGATGAGACGACACAATTGGCGAATGGCGGCAAGTTACATGTATCAGTTTTCTGCCCGTTTGAGAAGCGAGGGAGCATGCAAGGATTACAAACACATGTCCCTAGTTTTGCAAGAGAGGCTTAATGGACTTTCTGCTGCTATGAATGCATTAGCCCTTGTTCATCCTGGGTATGCTTGGATTGATCCAGTACCAGAAGAAACCACACGTTATCCGGTTAAAAAGGCTAGaagagcagaagaagaacaat TAAGGAGTAATGACCAGCCCAAAGGGGAGAAGAGTTGCATTGATATCGAGAAACTCCAAAACGAGTTTGTTTTTACTACTGCTGAATATATGCTTTCTCTGAAAAATTTCGGGTGGACATATTCAG GACTCGAAAAGCCACCATCAGATTTGGTTGACCTTCTTGTCCAGGCAAACTTGTATGACATGGCATTCACtgttgttttgaaattttggagGGGCTCCGCTTTGAAAAG GGAGCTGGAAAAGATATTTGAGAATATGGCAATTAAATGTTGCCCTGCTAAAGGAACTCTGTGGTCATC GCCTAATCTTATGTTAACATCTAACGATGAAGAAGTTACTCATTCGCCTGATAGAAGCCCTGCTGATCAGGGCTCTAAGTTGGCTGGTGATTGGGAAATTCTTGAGGTTTATCTG AAGAGGTACATAGACATACACGCTAGACTACCGGTTTCTGTTGCTTCAACCCTTCTTCAAGCAGATTCTTGTATCGAATTGCCTCTCTGGCTGATTCAAATGTTCAAG GATGGTCAGAAGGAAAAAGCTTTGGGAATGGCTGGGCAAGAAGCAAGTCCTGCTTCCTTGTTTCAGTTATATGTTGATTATGGGCGTCTTACAGAGGCAACTAATTTGCTACTTGAGTACATGGAATCATTTGCTTCATCG AAACCAGCAGAGGTATTGAAGAGGAAAAAGGTATCCGGAGTTTGGTTTCCGTACACAACAGTAGAAAGACTATGGTGGGAGCtagagaaaacaatgaacTCAGGACGAATGGTGGAGCAATGCCATAAGCTGAAGGAACAACTTCATCATGCATTACTCAATCACTTAAAACTG CTTAAGGTGGACTCAAATGATGCTGTATCCTCTGCAACCGGTTAA